The following are encoded together in the Salvia splendens isolate huo1 unplaced genomic scaffold, SspV2 ctg447, whole genome shotgun sequence genome:
- the LOC121790241 gene encoding DNA polymerase delta subunit 4-like, which produces MASTGVKGFFREKKKGKPGATKKSNKSASCGSDVVQPPALISHATLDLQEEYDEKEEVLRQFDMNMAYGPCIGISRLERWERANKFGLNPPAQVENLLRMEKANYLCLWDGRA; this is translated from the exons ATGGCGTCGACAGGAGTCAAAGGATTTTTCcgagagaaaaagaaaggaaagcccggagcgaCGAAGAAGAGCAACAAATCCGCCTCCTGCGGCTCCGACGTTGTCCAGCCCCCGGCTCTAATCTCCCATGCTACTCTCGATCTTCAAG AAGAGTATGATGAGAAGGAGGAGGTTCTGAGGCAATTTGACATGAACATGGCTTATGGACCCTGCATAGGGATAAGCCGTCTGGAACGCTGGGAGCGAGCTAATAAATTTGGTCTTAACCCGCCAGCACAAGTTGAAAATCTGCTGAGGATGGAAAAAGCTAACTACTTATGCTTGTGGGATGGTCGTGCTTAG